The Pyxidicoccus xibeiensis genome includes a region encoding these proteins:
- a CDS encoding M24 family metallopeptidase — MRCVKWAVLGCVLLAGCATPARRGPEAEAPRLLSWSGQLAVREAWLEKRHGLLLELMRRHGVGMWIIVNEEFHDDPLTQFVAPPRPYAGNRDVFLFVDAGAEGLKRVALTGYSDPGLTRFFEVSTEGRTAKQVLSELDARYQPRAIALGIGGKRGVTRSLTRDGYAFLLDSLGPEAEARFVSAAPLIEEYLDTRLPEEWEYYRTLVALTESVVREALSSAVVVPGKTTVGDVRRWLYDRLWALGVDTWFQPDLRVQRKGLANKTSRGFLATATEDVVIQRGDLVHVDFGITYMGLSSDWQKMAYVLREGETDAPEGLKRALDNTRALQDVLMLRASRPGRSSAEVYDETMAEMKTRGIEAMVYSHPLGNQGHALGAHIDFRSASRKEEPRLLRNGSYIAIELNTATAVPEWDGQKVFVMQEDPAYLTDEGWKFFVPRQDAYYLIR, encoded by the coding sequence ATGCGGTGTGTGAAGTGGGCGGTTCTCGGGTGCGTGCTGCTGGCCGGGTGTGCCACGCCTGCCCGCCGGGGACCGGAGGCCGAGGCGCCGCGGCTGCTGTCCTGGTCCGGGCAGCTGGCCGTGCGTGAGGCCTGGCTGGAGAAGCGCCACGGGCTGCTGCTGGAGCTGATGCGGCGGCACGGCGTGGGCATGTGGATCATCGTCAACGAGGAGTTCCACGATGATCCGCTCACGCAGTTCGTGGCGCCGCCCCGGCCGTACGCGGGCAACCGGGACGTCTTCCTCTTCGTGGACGCGGGGGCGGAGGGCCTGAAGCGGGTGGCGCTGACGGGCTACTCGGACCCCGGGCTCACGCGCTTCTTCGAGGTGTCCACCGAGGGGCGCACCGCGAAGCAGGTGCTGTCGGAGCTGGACGCGCGCTACCAGCCCCGGGCGATTGCGCTGGGCATCGGCGGCAAGCGCGGCGTGACGCGCAGCCTCACGCGCGACGGCTACGCCTTCCTGCTGGACAGCCTGGGGCCGGAGGCGGAAGCACGCTTCGTCAGCGCGGCGCCGCTCATCGAGGAGTACCTGGACACGCGGCTGCCGGAGGAGTGGGAGTACTACCGGACGCTGGTGGCGCTGACGGAGTCGGTGGTGCGGGAGGCCCTGTCGTCCGCGGTGGTGGTGCCGGGGAAGACGACGGTGGGCGACGTGCGCCGCTGGCTCTACGACAGGCTGTGGGCGCTGGGCGTGGACACCTGGTTCCAGCCGGACCTGCGCGTGCAGCGCAAGGGGCTGGCGAACAAGACCTCCCGGGGCTTCCTCGCGACGGCGACGGAGGACGTGGTCATCCAGCGTGGAGATTTGGTGCACGTGGACTTCGGCATCACCTACATGGGGCTGAGCTCGGACTGGCAGAAGATGGCGTACGTGCTGCGCGAGGGGGAGACGGACGCGCCCGAGGGGCTGAAGCGGGCGCTGGACAACACCCGGGCGCTGCAGGACGTGCTGATGCTGCGGGCCTCGCGGCCGGGCCGCTCCTCGGCGGAGGTGTACGACGAGACGATGGCGGAGATGAAGACGCGCGGCATCGAGGCGATGGTCTACAGCCACCCGCTGGGCAACCAGGGCCACGCGCTGGGGGCGCACATCGACTTCCGCTCGGCGAGCCGGAAGGAGGAGCCCAGGCTGCTGCGCAACGGCTCGTACATCGCCATCGAGCTGAACACCGCCACCGCCGTGCCCGAGTGGGACGGGCAGAAGGTGTTCGTGATGCAGGAGGACCCGGCGTACCTCACCGACGAGGGCTGGAAGTTCTTCGTGCCGCGGCAGGACGCGTACTACCTCATCCGGTAG